The following DNA comes from Apis cerana isolate GH-2021 linkage group LG14, AcerK_1.0, whole genome shotgun sequence.
ATTATATTCTGATGATATAGATTATGTGAATTTTCTCAATCTTATCAATACTGTTCACAATGAAAATGTAGCAGAAAAATCTGAAGATTTTGTAAAACTAATTAATGAGAAAGTGaataaggaaaatttaaagtaatattataaaataaaatgtttagttTCATTCTTGTTTTCTTATGttctctaataattatttttaaaaattaattttaattgattttaattaattgcagAGATATACATGATAAACTTTATCAATATGCTTTAAACAATCGGGACTTTGgagcaaaattattaatgatatataattatcctaCAATCAAAAATGTATGTGATTCTGAAGAAACAAGTTTATATAAGCATTTAGTAAGACGATTTCAAATTGATTAcgaaagtaattatattttttatttatatattgatatattttatttgattcaaaaattaaaaaaattgaaattaatatatttattaatgaattttttatttttttctaaatataggAAGGAAAGATCTAAGGCAAGAAAATACAGTACAATTTCATAAtgctatttgtttattttctaaatatttaagttatattcTGCATTCATCACAGTCCTTTCTCAGATTTCAATCTGCATTATTGGATTACATGGAAATGTTATTAGAAATAGCTTCTTCAGAGGATATCCaaatttttacagaattaGTAAGTATTTGAAGTttaaactttgattttttatttattttaatatttctttatgtttCTAGATTATTGTACATGGCAAACATTTTTATGACAGTCATAAAGAAAAACTGAATGATTTAATGGTCACTGCaagacaaattttaattaaagaaaatgtatgCTCTATATCtcgtcaaaaattattatatgcaatAGATTTGGAgagtagaaattttaatacattacctgtaaatttacaaaaattttataattcacaattgaataaaacttttattcaagAGGATAATGATATTGTTAATTCTGTATTGAGAACAGAAGATggtaatttcaaatgaatttttaaattttttaatttctttcgagaaaaaatggtttttattttaaaataaaaaaaatttatgtaactgcaaatttaatatttattaaagaatgaacaaaattatttattttagaatgtcATTCTTCaactaatgaattaaataatcagaCATCCCAGTCCATACCTACAAATAACCGAGGTTTAAGAGCAATTCGAGGATTGGGAGCAGTAgataatgcaaaataaaaaaattctataaaatgtaaatataataataatttaaaggctagaaaatataaagaaaggcaggttaaatagtttttaaatttattaagaaaacaatttctaaatgcactatataatatttatatgaaaaaataattacataaataaattattgatgttTCAGGAATTTGCAGATGaagatatattgtatatatttcgtaaataatattaaataatctaatattttactctaaaataattgcaaaatatatcataaaatccattaaaatataatttatgattaattttaatacaataattaataaataaattatattctatataattaaaatttattataaaagaaaatatatagatatataatattattttatattcagaataaatattgtaagtatatatataaacagtaaaacattaaaacatAACACATCATTGTATTATCATTtagaattgtaatttatataaatattgtaagttttttcttaatttaaaattaataaaattaatataacttctttttttaacaaaattaattatattaatcaatatcttttcacatgcatttttattaaaagtatttatcatattttacattctGTAATAgtagatatatattactatacatatatattattacattctgtaatatttttaatattaatgtataatattaattatataatatattataaaataaaattttattatatgtactgtcattaaaaataacaatattacttatagtttaaaagataagagaacaatcttaaaaataaaaattattttcctcttaaaataatattaacctgAAACATCTTGTGCAACATTTTAAAactcaaaaaattgaattataataatttaaataaaaatttaaataaaacatttaacaattattaaatataaattattatacatatataattataataaaggaagaataaaatggttagaattgttaatttagaataataatttattttgtaaataactaTCTTCCTGATTTACTAAGTCTAATGGACAAGTTATTGCATttgctttaataataatcgtcgtttaaaataacgatcaaaatcgataaaacgctgattaatacattttaatattattcaacatatttacaaattgcATCTGCAATTATACATtacataattacttttttctttttttttttatttgtgcaataagaataatattatttttatgttacaatGTTTGTTCAAATTAATCTCATATTTCAACATactaaatgtaatattatgcGATGTTaagattaagataaataacatattgaaaacaataaagtttaacattataatttatctttaaaattcagtACAGAGTAAAATATACCAGaataaatgacaaaaaaaaatcgttcatgtacagataatataataaaggatAATGTAATagaggataataaaatttgataaaaaatattatataactttcaaatttttctagactggtagaaaattattctgcacaaattattataactatcattagtaaaaaacttatattatataggaaTTTGTTTACAAGTTTGTACCATTTTGACAATTACCAATTTGCAAAATGCTGAGGATTTCacatatatatgaatcatacttattacatattttcattcataattttgcaatctaataaaataaaataacgtacaatcatattaaaaaatagactgttaataatataataaagatttatgaataagaattttaattaattatatgaataaatatagaacattcctataaacattttaatcaaaaaatcgaataaatattatcttgaaataactttttttagtgtaataatcatttaataaaagatttctctAATAggattttcaaacaaaattcaattaagaTCCTTATTCCttatatttaaacgaaaaaaacttaactatataataaaaaacaataattttatataataggaTAAATCAACATATTGTCTttcttttacataataaatgtattataaataaaattaacaaaaatatatgtgcagtttattaatatattattaatagataatttaaaatttgatttagtCTAAGAATatgtcattaattttttttatcatatctttgtctcagattaattaaaaaattatgttttattcgaACCTTTTACTTTCTCGATCAACGAGAAATAATCACGATTCCATCTTCTCGGAAATAGAAGACTGGAGAatgttttctttctcgatttcagtttttaattttgtcttGAATTCTAACTGTTTGTCTTCCTTTTGCTCGTTCTCTTCTACTTGTTCATCCACGTTgatctcttcttcttcatctgcAGCTTCCGGTAACAATTCTTCTTTCACCATTATTCTTTCGTCACAGTTATTTTCTTCAGTATCTCTTGGTTTTGTTTCAatgttattttgtatattttcatcaGGCGAGGATACGTCTCCGGATCGATGGAATGTTAACATATGATGATCTAATTCTGctctgaagaaaaattttaatgtgcaCTGGGAACAGTCATACGGGCGTGCACCCAAACCGTGTTCTTGAAGCAtatgattctaaaaaattaaaaattggagaTGTTTGAAaaggtataaattttatttatttatgtaaagatataagttaattattatttttgaaaataacaataataataatttaattgataaagaataataCTTCTTATAATACCTGAAGACCAATAGGTGCAGTGAAAAGAGATTGACAAATATAACAGCTGAGAGCGGCACATCCTGCAAAAGTGTGTTCTATCAAATGACTTTGCAATTGTAATGGACTATTAGCTTCAAATAGACATAGATGACATCGTAATGCCTCCATAGAAGTTTTTCCTGATACTTCCAAatgttctttctttatatgctGCTGAATCTTTGCTTCTGTTGCGAATGACATctgaaaaggaaataaatgaattgatcattagatttttagactttatttatgattttatatatgatttaaaaagtgataaatttgtataaattttcgaaatatcgaattattatattttatatttatctaattattgcaatttttattacttgacATTGTATACACGTATACGTATTAGATGCAGTTCCAGTCTTCTCATGCTCTATTATCCTATGTTTTTCCACCTCTTCGGAATCCTCAAATTTCACTCCACAATCTTGAcatcttttattatcaattattccatttctattctctttatatttattctccgATTcccatttatttttcgatccaTCCCATTGTCcatctttattattagatgTCCAAGAATCTTCACATTTAGATCTAACAGATTCATATGAATTCAAAATAGGTAAACCTTGAGAATGACGAATATAGCAAGATTTGCAGACCCTCAAAGATTGTCCTCCTCCACTTACATGACTTGGAGGCAAATTAACAAAGTCATCATTAGAAAAATCTCTTAAGCAAAGACAACAACTTGAATTCTGGTTTTTTTGATTGGGACTAGGGCTAGATCCCACACTGTGAGGACCAGTAGAAGCTCTCAAATGATGTCTGGCATGAAGACGACATTCCAAATCGCTGATCAGTGTCTGTCTGCAAACTACACATGCTGCAGGAAGGTGGGGAAGAGAACCGTCTAATCTCTGTTGAGGATCCACGTTTTCCAAACTGTGTCTTTGAACATGTTCTAAAAACTGTGATTCCGAGGCTAAATTTCCTCGACAAACAATACACGTGTCACTTAGTTGTATTTTACAGTGTTTTTGCAGTTTATGTTCTGCTAGAGTTGCACCTGAAGGACAGACTTCATCACAAATATTGCATTTGTGGCGGCCCCCAGGTTCATTTGATGCATGTTGAATCCTTGTATGAGATTCTAGATCAGTTCTAGAACGACATACTTCTCCACAATATGCACAAGTCATGCTGAGATTTGATATggatttattttgaaacttaGCTGGAGTGTGAACCAATTTCTTGTGGGCTTGGAGTTCtgtttcattagaaaattccCCTCTTTCGCAGAGATCACACTGTTGAGAAGATGTATTGGAGTAATTTGGACGTTTATTATTGTTGTCTCGTTGATTTACGGTGTTATTGTTGCTAGAGGCTGGAGAACGACCTCTTTTTTGAGATTTtgtctatataataaaaaaattcaatcaaaaaaagagatgaaataattgaaagagcattaattgaattagaatttaaagcTTTGAACATACCTCTTCTTGCAATCTTGGCGGTCTACCAATCCTTCCATTTTCTCTAGAGCTACTTCTAATAATACTTTGATGATTACTGGAATGATGTGCTTGAGCAATATGTCTGTCCAACAAAAATTCTACAGCAAATCCCTCTCTACAAACCGGACATCTATACAAATTAACAGAATGGCTAGCCAAATGGAGTTGCAATTCCAGTTCAGAAATACAACAAATTCCGCAGAAAACACATCTTGGTCCGGAATTTCCAGTTATTCCAGGAGTAGATGCAGGGCTTCTGGCTACAGGGCTGTTATTCGATACAGTAGGAGGTGCATGGATATTTCTCACATGATTTGTCATTTCGGATTCACTCCTAAAGAAACTTTTCCCTTCTCCTGGTGCATTACCCGGCGAATTTTCGTTATTGGACACCGTACAAGTATTGCATCTATAAATCCTACATTCTTGACTGTGTTTCACAGCAAAATGGACTTGTATCGCCACTCTGGAATCAAAAGTGTCTTTACACAGAGCGCATCTATAAAGGTGGTGAGCATGACTATCGAGCAAGTGCCTTTGAAGAAGATCTGGATGAGGATAGAGCTTTTTGCAGGCACCACAGGCATACTCCTTACTAATCTGACCTAGATAATGCTTTGTCAAGTGCACCAACATATCTTCCCTGTCTTGGAAAGTGGCCTCACACTTGGGACAAGAATGTCTGACAGCATCGTTTCTATGATTAGCTTGAAGGTGTCTAGCCAGATGTTCTCTGAAAGATTCAAAGTCCTTTAAAGCTGCCCCACATTGGCCGCATAACAGAGTACCAGCTGAATAATTGTTTTCTGTAGTAGTGGTATGCTTGCTAGTTAAATCTGCTGGCTCAGAAGAAGATATTTGTTCTCTACATTTCTGATTCCTGGAATTTTTAGACTCGTAGACGCTTCCATTGATTTTCGCATCTATATAGTCTTTACTTTCCAGGGGAgctatcgatcgattttcacaATGTTGAAGAACATAATGTTCCGCGTAAGCAGCTGCCGAAGTACAGGGAATGCCGCAAAGAGGGCACATCATCAAGGCAGAGTTGAAACTGTCCGTTCTATGGATCGAGATCAAGTGATCTCTCAAGGAGCCTAACGTGGAGAATTTCATGGTACACTGATTGCACGTAAACGCGTTCTCATAATGATCCTTTTCCATAGCCCTCTCTGAATCATCTTGATATTTCCTGTCGTGCTCCTTCGAACTTCCTTCTGATCGATCTAAATTTTTCTCACCATGTTGATAACCAATCTGTTCGTTAGTTCTGTTGGTCGATGGAGATACCGCAACAGTTTCGCCGCTTAAGATAGCTTGATGCATTGTATGCACGTGCATCTGGAGTTGTTGCATGCAGTTGAAAGAATCTCTGGTGCAGTACATGCAGGCCAATTTCAATGGAGAATTTAGGATTGGCGTCGTCGAAGCACTGCCCTGCGAGCTTTTCAACCCAGATTTCGGATTCAAGGCGAGGTTTAAAGATGGTGATGGGGAACTCGGTACTGGCGGCGATGACGTACTGTGAGAGGACACGCTTCTTCTACCGTAATCGATGTCCTTGGTCGATCCTTGCGACTGATGATGTTTTTTGTGAGATTGCATATGGGACGTCAAGGCAGCTGCTGTATTGTACCCTCTGGAACAGGCCGTGCACTGATACGGTTTCTGCGTGTCGTGCGTTTTCATATGGATCTTCAGATGGtcgctaaaaattttaatggaaaaataattattatttgatgtgCTGACGAGTTATTAtcattggaagaaaaattatttaaaaaaaagaaaaagaaaagaaaagaaagaacttAACCAAaccaaaattctatattactCAAAATATGGCGAAGAATTCGGAACTACTTTCtcacaaaatcgaatttcaaggaaaaagaatatctCCTCCTAGCACAATCATAAGGAAGGATAAACGTGAAATCAATCTCGgataaatcagaaaaattgatCGGTGGCATATTGgcaaaaataaagagaatgtGAACGATAGCCGAACGATTTTCCTCTGCTCGTGTGTCGCtcgacgaataaataattcatccgTCCGGTGGAAAACTAAATCCGTTATAAGCCGAGGTCACCGGTTTGGTCCAACCGGTCAGTGTCTCGGCTCGTTCAGAAACGAAGACAGACGGCAAATTCGCTCTTGCACTTTGTGTTTGAATAATTCATGCGCCAGGATTATCGACTGGTTATGTTCTACCTGTCCTATTATCGTGTATGTCTCCTATTATCGTCTCTGTGCGCTTTGCttagcaaaattttttttggggAGGAGGGgcagggagaaagaaaagaaaaagaagaaaaaaaaatatatcgaaactgAACAATTTTTTCGACATCTTGAATCTCTTCGTTCTTTCGAGAAGGTTTATCGCGCAGGATCGCTGATACGATATGTTACACGAAGTTGTATACCATTTaggatgtttttttattaagaaccgtgagaaaagaaacgtttggacgtatattaatatgatgTAGTTTTAAACACGTCTTAGTTTAACTTTTTTGAATCTTTCTGTttgacgaatatttaaaaataattattctttcttcaacAAAATGTTCTAAACGATGTGAAGTATCGTTATTGAAAAAAGGTATgatgtattatttcaatattttgaagataCCTTTTTGAGAAATAACATCTATTGTTTCAAGCGAGTGAATTATCGATggcgataataattttcgacaaATTAAGAGAAAGAGATGTTTTCTCTTATGGCTAGATGATCTAGGAATAACAACTGGTCGAGCATGtatctcgatcgatttcgaaatcgtTCGGATCTCCTGCGGTTACGGTATCTATGTAAGAGAACCACAGGGGTTTTCACCCTTTTGTTGGGTCACCCAAGCCGACTGTCGAGCTGAGAGAACGAATAGAGATGTGGCGTAAAGATCCAGAAATGCGATTGTAGTAATGGCCGACAGGCTAAGTCTCTGTTAAAACTCTGTTTATTTTCATCCTTTCCTCGTTTTAGGAAAACAACCCATTTAAACCATTTTAGTTCAAAATTGGTctgatagaaatttaaaaaaaaaaaggaaatttatcgTATAGATATTCGACAATATTCCTTaacataaatacaaataatttttcgaaataataatttcgaagaagGTCCAacaggaaatttttaatccgtgcgatcctttattaaaaaatttacaagaatcatttatattgattCGAAACCTTTTAcgtgaaaaaagtttttcgagAGGTGATTATTAATCTCTGTTTCAGAATCacaagtttaatttaataaacacagagagagaaagagagagagagaaaaacgaaaaacaaaaaaaaaaacgataaatctaaagaaaagaagaagctgTGAGAAATCTAATGGAAGTCACGAGCGCGACGTAAGGGCTCGTAGCGTCGGTGGACGAGGAGCAACGAGGCACTTGACTAATGTTCTACCTGTTGTCCCGTAACACCTATGCGCCTACCTGTCCACTCAGCTGGGGGACGCAAAGAAGAGGGACGGGGGTCCCCTTCTTCTTGTATTCACGTATCTATAcgtatatagtatatacatacatatatatatatacacattgcCCCGTGTGTATATTTCGAGAAGACTATGTGGACACTTAAAGGACGAAAAGGTGCGTGTGCTTGCCACCCTTGCGGATCCGCCTGCTTTATACCGACTTAGCATTTCAATAACCCATGGGTTGAAtgcgagagaaaagagaaataaagataGGAAGGGGGAAGaggcgaaagaaagagagagagagagagagaggaaggagggagggatggGAAGGTGGTAAATACAGAAAGAGTCACGTAAGAGAGTAAGCTTGACTAATGCCAGCCGGAGCCGTGGTCGTCGCGCGATCATTATTCATTTGTCAAACGATGGATCGGAATATCGGGGCCTATCCACTTTCGTTCCCGCTTTCCGCTTGTCTATTTCAGATTGAATTGTTTTTCGACTTAACATACAGTTTCGCGCATAGTTGAATATTACTCCATcgtacaatttttcgtttatattatatatattttatatcacgtATAATAAGAGATAACATTACAATTTATCGATcaaaaagcaatttttttgtaaaatttaacttaGAGATAAAAGTTTGAAAGATAAAGGAATTCCGGGTGAAGATTTAGGAGAGGTATTGTTTAGAAAAGTAGAAGTTACTAAGATAATAGGGGTTTTAGACGTACCTCCTGGAGAAAGCAGCCTCGCAGTGCGTGCATCGATATCTTCGGTCTCCTGTATGAAGCTTTACGTGTCGATCTCTGCTGCGTTTATGTTTGAATAATCTGGCACACCAGCTGCACCTGTATGGCATTTGGTCCCCGTGACTCTGTGACATTAAAAGGAACGAATATACATATCGATACCACTCGTGATTGTTTCGATTCATTTGCATATATCGATCATTTCTCTTAAAAGTAAATAGATACAACTCGAtggatcgattaataattttaagagaatatcatctatctatttataaagtttttattcgTCAAATAgaagtttttgaaaattgtacgGAAGATTAGGGagggaagaaattttataaaatatatctctggaaaataaattccgcgaaattttcaaagaggaaaaaaacgaaactttCTCTTCGTTTTCCTTCCGAGAAAATccgattcttaaaaaatttccgaTCTCTTTCGAATTCTTCTTACATTTCCTTCGTATCCGTGAAAAACCTTATAGACGTCGCGATACAGACGTCTTGAAGAAGAAGGCGATCGCTTCGCCCTTCCGTCCGGATTGTCTCTTCAAAGAAGCCGACGGCTCGAAAGTCGTACGTGCCGAGGTTACTTCGTTGGACGAAGAGCGACtcggaaaaaagggaaaaaaaaggagagcaTAAAAAGAGCTGTACAAAGAGAATGACCCGGCCCGTTCGCGATCATATCGGTCACACTGATCTACCTGGGTGACAACCACCGGAGGGAATTCCTCGCCGAGGAACTTTCTTGCCCCGTCGATCCTCTTACTCCTCCAACCGCTGGAAATCTCCGCTCAGTCTTATTCTCGATCATGTTGCTCGATTCAATCCAACGGAAtgataactttattttaaactcgATAACATTATCATttctgcatatatatataattatgaaatattaatttattaatgtaatattaatattattcattttcaattttccaatgaaaaagattttctatacgaatatatctcacttttcgaaaatcgaaatttgtTTTCCAGAAATGCATTtgggaaaagtaaaaaaaaaaaaattcgatccgTGTCCCATTTCCAAAGCTATTTCGATAGAGCAAAAAACGAAAAACGTTTCTCTAATTCGATCAGCTTTACCACTCTCGTGATCGATTCAACAAAGGAGTAAAAGGATATTCCGTTCTTCTGGAAATTCCGTAAacggaaatttttcttctgatTCCTCGTGGTCGAGGACGAGATGGAGACAAAAAAGAAGagacagaaaataaaaaaaaatactcgagGCAATGAAGGAAGATTTCATAGCCCCTGAACGAAATTTATCTCCGTTATCGGCCTCGTATCTTTGCTTGAAGCGAGGCGCGATTCAGCTCGCGTATGTGGAAGCGGCTTTTATATCGAGGCTCGAAGAAGCGTAGAGAAGAGGCCGAGGCACGGAGAACCACCTGGATGAACAACCTGACCGGCACAACCTGTTATGGGCCATGGAACAGATTTTGACCCGAAGATGACCCGTTCGACGTAGACTCGGACGCGGAAGAGAATCTGTCTTCTCTAATGCCACCGCCACCGCAAAaaatggaagagagagagaggccacGCGTCCTTCGCGCCTCAAGTGGCGCGTTTCCGTTCTTCGGCGATATTCAGTCTCGCTGAATTACAAGCaacgttgataaaaataacgattgaaatatatatttaaccttGAAATTTGGAGGAGCGATTATAGATAGTGgtatcataaattttgtattgataattttacaattttaaacactaaaataaagaaacatttgaattatatcactccttttcaaatatatatatatataatcttcgtGAAACGATGAAaggaaaatagataattattaaagatattttgagattctgtaaaaaaaataataaaacgatggaaaaatatgtttctcCAAAGGGGTTACAATTTCCAAGGTAATGAACGAGATGCAAAAATGCAAACACGAGTCAAGTGGCTGGAACCGAGCGTTCGTCGAGACGATTGGAAGCagaaaggggaggaggaaaaaaatgaataacgtaataacaataatcctCGTGGATACCTGTTCGTGCTTCTTGAGATAGCTAAGCCGGGGGAACGTGCGGTCGCAGAATTGGCAAGGGTAAGGGGCTGTCGCGTTGCTCCCGTCGGCGTTCACTCCGACGTCGGCGTCGACCTCTGGCTCCGACGGGAAACTGGCCGACGTCGGGGTCGCGCAAGACGAGGGCGTCTCACCGCCTCGCCGCGAGTTTGGTCCGCCATCCTCGCTCTGCCACGACGAACTTCCGGTCCCCAACGCCTCTGCAATTTAAAGAGGGAACGATTGAATTTCTCGTTCGGtcaaatggaagaaaaaaacacaCCTTTCTCTtcgtgatttatttaattagggATCGGACGGGGGAAATCGTGGACAGATAAGGGATACAAATGCTTGCCTCCCTGTGAGATGGATAAATGGAACGGGTACCATTTGTATCAATGTTGAGAAAGAGGACATTGGAGGAAAGGGGGATTACCCCCGTTGATTCTTCGCGAAAGATTTTCCCGCGATTTTTCCTTACGATGAATCGGTTATTGTTACAACGATAATTTTGTGTGGATAGGAAGTGAAAGGATAAGAAATTAAGGAATTTAGAGAAGGGAGAaggggaaaagaaattaagtaGTCAAGAAAGTACTGAAGAAACTTAGGAATCTAAGAATCGGAAAAGAAAGGAGTCAAGAAGCCAAGAAAccggaaaaagaagaaacctaGGAATTT
Coding sequences within:
- the LOC108000694 gene encoding zinc finger protein 423 isoform X1, with product MSRRKQAKPRSLKRDEEWDDGNEQNVLEVTEQDNEATGIKQDEEEEEEEEELQRAFSHHPEEYLREGRSSSVQGLDLENQNSLDSEALGTGSSSWQSEDGGPNSRRGGETPSSCATPTSASFPSEPEVDADVGVNADGSNATAPYPCQFCDRTFPRLSYLKKHEQSHGDQMPYRCSWCARLFKHKRSRDRHVKLHTGDRRYRCTHCEAAFSRSDHLKIHMKTHDTQKPYQCTACSRGYNTAAALTSHMQSHKKHHQSQGSTKDIDYGRRSVSSHSTSSPPVPSSPSPSLNLALNPKSGLKSSQGSASTTPILNSPLKLACMYCTRDSFNCMQQLQMHVHTMHQAILSGETVAVSPSTNRTNEQIGYQHGEKNLDRSEGSSKEHDRKYQDDSERAMEKDHYENAFTCNQCTMKFSTLGSLRDHLISIHRTDSFNSALMMCPLCGIPCTSAAAYAEHYVLQHCENRSIAPLESKDYIDAKINGSVYESKNSRNQKCREQISSSEPADLTSKHTTTTENNYSAGTLLCGQCGAALKDFESFREHLARHLQANHRNDAVRHSCPKCEATFQDREDMLVHLTKHYLGQISKEYACGACKKLYPHPDLLQRHLLDSHAHHLYRCALCKDTFDSRVAIQVHFAVKHSQECRIYRCNTCTVSNNENSPGNAPGEGKSFFRSESEMTNHVRNIHAPPTVSNNSPVARSPASTPGITGNSGPRCVFCGICCISELELQLHLASHSVNLYRCPVCREGFAVEFLLDRHIAQAHHSSNHQSIIRSSSRENGRIGRPPRLQEETKSQKRGRSPASSNNNTVNQRDNNNKRPNYSNTSSQQCDLCERGEFSNETELQAHKKLVHTPAKFQNKSISNLSMTCAYCGEVCRSRTDLESHTRIQHASNEPGGRHKCNICDEVCPSGATLAEHKLQKHCKIQLSDTCIVCRGNLASESQFLEHVQRHSLENVDPQQRLDGSLPHLPAACVVCRQTLISDLECRLHARHHLRASTGPHSVGSSPSPNQKNQNSSCCLCLRDFSNDDFVNLPPSHVSGGGQSLRVCKSCYIRHSQGLPILNSYESVRSKCEDSWTSNNKDGQWDGSKNKWESENKYKENRNGIIDNKRCQDCGVKFEDSEEVEKHRIIEHEKTGTASNTYTCIQCQMSFATEAKIQQHIKKEHLEVSGKTSMEALRCHLCLFEANSPLQLQSHLIEHTFAGCAALSCYICQSLFTAPIGLQNHMLQEHGLGARPYDCSQCTLKFFFRAELDHHMLTFHRSGDVSSPDENIQNNIETKPRDTEENNCDERIMVKEELLPEAADEEEEINVDEQVEENEQKEDKQLEFKTKLKTEIEKENILQSSISEKMES
- the LOC108000694 gene encoding zinc finger protein 423 isoform X3 — translated: MPYRCSWCARLFKHKRSRDRHVKLHTGDRRYRCTHCEAAFSRSDHLKIHMKTHDTQKPYQCTACSRGYNTAAALTSHMQSHKKHHQSQGSTKDIDYGRRSVSSHSTSSPPVPSSPSPSLNLALNPKSGLKSSQGSASTTPILNSPLKLACMYCTRDSFNCMQQLQMHVHTMHQAILSGETVAVSPSTNRTNEQIGYQHGEKNLDRSEGSSKEHDRKYQDDSERAMEKDHYENAFTCNQCTMKFSTLGSLRDHLISIHRTDSFNSALMMCPLCGIPCTSAAAYAEHYVLQHCENRSIAPLESKDYIDAKINGSVYESKNSRNQKCREQISSSEPADLTSKHTTTTENNYSAGTLLCGQCGAALKDFESFREHLARHLQANHRNDAVRHSCPKCEATFQDREDMLVHLTKHYLGQISKEYACGACKKLYPHPDLLQRHLLDSHAHHLYRCALCKDTFDSRVAIQVHFAVKHSQECRIYRCNTCTVSNNENSPGNAPGEGKSFFRSESEMTNHVRNIHAPPTVSNNSPVARSPASTPGITGNSGPRCVFCGICCISELELQLHLASHSVNLYRCPVCREGFAVEFLLDRHIAQAHHSSNHQSIIRSSSRENGRIGRPPRLQEETKSQKRGRSPASSNNNTVNQRDNNNKRPNYSNTSSQQCDLCERGEFSNETELQAHKKLVHTPAKFQNKSISNLSMTCAYCGEVCRSRTDLESHTRIQHASNEPGGRHKCNICDEVCPSGATLAEHKLQKHCKIQLSDTCIVCRGNLASESQFLEHVQRHSLENVDPQQRLDGSLPHLPAACVVCRQTLISDLECRLHARHHLRASTGPHSVGSSPSPNQKNQNSSCCLCLRDFSNDDFVNLPPSHVSGGGQSLRVCKSCYIRHSQGLPILNSYESVRSKCEDSWTSNNKDGQWDGSKNKWESENKYKENRNGIIDNKRCQDCGVKFEDSEEVEKHRIIEHEKTGTASNTYTCIQCQMSFATEAKIQQHIKKEHLEVSGKTSMEALRCHLCLFEANSPLQLQSHLIEHTFAGCAALSCYICQSLFTAPIGLQNHMLQEHGLGARPYDCSQCTLKFFFRAELDHHMLTFHRSGDVSSPDENIQNNIETKPRDTEENNCDERIMVKEELLPEAADEEEEINVDEQVEENEQKEDKQLEFKTKLKTEIEKENILQSSISEKMES